Proteins encoded by one window of Salvia splendens isolate huo1 chromosome 14, SspV2, whole genome shotgun sequence:
- the LOC121765270 gene encoding probable boron transporter 2 isoform X1, producing the protein MEETFVPFRGIKNDLKGRLLCYKQDWSSGIGAGIRILAPTTYIFFASAIPVISFGVQLERNTSKADSFEYSNFGIFLLCCKDLIGKLGVVADGSLTAVQTLASTALCGVIHSVIGGQPLLILGVAEPTVLMYTFMFDFAKDRKDLGEKLFLAWTAWVCVWTSILLFLLAILGACSIINRFTRVAGELFGLLIAMLFMQQAIRGVVEEFGIPKRGNESATALLPSWRFGNGMFALVLSFGLLLTALRSREARSWRYGAGWFRGFIADYGVPLMVLVWTGVSYIPANDIPKGIPRRLVSPNPWSAGAYANWTVIKDMGDLPLLYIIGAFIPATMIAVLYYFDHSVASQLAQQKEFNLKKPSSYHYDLLLLGLLVIVCGLIGIPPANGVIPQSPMHTKSLATLKHQLLRNKLVSTARDSISKNANLSQLYRSMQEAYTEMQTPLVYQTPAALGLNELKDSTIQRASTSGYMDAPVDGAIFDVDKDVDDLLPVEVKEQRVSNLLQALMVGCCLAAMPLLKKIPTAVLWGYFAFMAIESLPGNQFWERILLLFTAPSRRYMVLEEYHATFVETVPFKTIALFTLFQTFYLLLCFGITWIPIAGVLFPLLIMLLVPVRQYLLPKFFKGAHLQDLDAAEYEEAPAINYNISYDEQGNTINLNSGELLDEMITRSRGEIRHGRSPKVTSSTQSPLEEMKSMYSPRLPERVQSPHLSEIRTELSPRLNGRQVELRRTPSPLRQNRPGSSSSLDPDNLH; encoded by the exons ATGGAGGAAACCTTTGTTCCCTTTCGTGGGATTAAAAATGACCTCAAAGGGAGGCTACTGTGCTACAAACAAGATTGGAGTAGCGGGATAGGCGCAGGTATCAG GATCTTAGCTCCAACGACATATATATTCTTTGCATCTGCAATTCCTGTTATATCTTTTGGTGTGCAACTGGAGAGAAACACCAGTAAGGCAGATTCGTTCGAATATTCAAATTTTGGCATCTTTTTGTTATGTTGCAAAGATCTTATAGGAAAACTTGGTGTTGTTGCAGATGGATCTTTAACAGCAGTGCAAACACTTGCATCAACTGCACTTTGTGGTGTGATCCACTCTGTCATAGGTGGACAGCCACTACTTATACTTGGTGTAGCCGAGCCCACAGTGTTAATGTACACTTTCATGTTCGATTTTGCCAAAGATCGGAAAGATTTGGGGGAGAAGTTGTTCTTAGCCTGGACAGCATG GGTCTGTGTGTGGACATCCATTTTGCTTTTCTTGCTGGCTATCTTAGGTGCTTGCTCTATTATCAATCGGTTTACGCGTGTTGCTGGTGAATTGTTTGGTCTTTTAATCGCAATGCTCTTTATGCAGCAGGCAATTCGT GGAGTTGTGGAGGAGTTTGGCATTCCTAAGAGAGGAAACGAAAGTGCAACTGCTCTTTTACCTTCCTGGCGCTTTGGAAACGGAATGTTTGCTTTGGTGCTTTCATTTGGCCTTCTTCTTACTGCATTGAGGAGTCGTGAGGCTAGATCCTGGCGCTATGGTGCAG GGTGGTTTAGAGGGTTTATCGCGGACTATGGTGTCCCACTGATGGTGCTCGTGTGGACTGGTGTGTCTTACATACCAGCTAACGACATTCCAAAAGGGATACCAAGAAGACTCGTTAGCCCAAATCCGTGGTCAGCTGGTGCATACGCGAACTGGACAGTCATCAAG GATATGGGGGATTTGCCACTACTTTATATTATTGGAGCATTCATTCCTGCCACAATGATAGCTGTGCTTTATTACTTCGATCATAGTGTTGCATCTCAACTTGCACAGCAGAAAGAGTTCAATCTAAAGAAGCCGTCTTCTTATCACTATGATCTCCTGCTCTTGGGACTTTTG GTGATAGTATGCGGTCTCATCGGCATTCCTCCTGCCAATGGAGTCATTCCGCAGTCTCCAATGCACACGAAAAGTTTGGCCACTCTGAAACATCAG CTTTTGAGGAACAAGCTCGTATCAACTGCTCGAGATAGCATCAGTAAAAACGCCAATCTATCTCAGCTGTATAGAAGTATGCAAGAAGCATACACAGAGATGCAGACTCCACTCGTATACCAAACTCCAGCTGCTTTG GGACTAAATGAGCTGAAAGATTCAACCATTCAGCGCGCATCCACTAGTGGCTACATGGACGCACCAGTTGATGGCGCCATCTTTGATGTGGACAAGGATGTCGATGATCTCCTACCTGTGGAAGTTAAGGAGCAACGCGTCAGCAATCTGCTTCAGGCCTTAATGGTCGGATGCTGTCTCGCTGCCATGCCTCTCTTGAAAAAGATCCCCACTGCAGTCCTCTGGGGCTACTTCGCCTTCATGGCAATCGAGAGCTTGCCAGGAAACCAGTTCTGGGAAAGAATCTTGCTGCTTTTCACAGCTCCAAGTCGAAGATACAT GGTGCTAGAGGAGTATCACGCGACCTTTGTGGAGACTGTGCCTTTCAAAACAATCGCGCTCTTCACATTGTTTCAGACGTTTTACTTGCTTTTATGCTTTGGAATAACGTGGATCCCCATAGCCGGCGTCCTCTTCCCTTTGCTGATCATGCTTCTTGTCCCGGTGCGCCAGTATCTGCTTCCCAAGTTCTTCAAAGGAGCTCATCTGCAAGACTTGGATGCTGCGGAGTATGAAGAAGCCCCTGCTATTAACTACAACATATCCTACGAC GAACAAGGTAATACCATCAATCTCAACAGTGGTGAGTTGTTGGACGAGATGATTACAAGAAGTCGTGGTGAGATTCGCCATGGTCGTAGCCCAAAGGTCACAAGTTCAACTCAGTCACCTCTGGAGGAAATGAAGTCCATGTACAGTCCTCGGCTCCCTGAGAGGGTGCAGAGCCCACATCTTAGTGAAATAAGAACGGAGTTAAGCCCGAGGTTGAATGGTAGACAAGTAGAATTAAGGCGAACCCCAAGCCCTCTCAGGCAAAATAGGCCTGGATCATCATCTTCTCTTGATCCAGACAATCTCCATTAG
- the LOC121765270 gene encoding probable boron transporter 2 isoform X2 encodes MEETFVPFRGIKNDLKGRLLCYKQDWSSGIGAGIRILAPTTYIFFASAIPVISFGVQLERNTNGSLTAVQTLASTALCGVIHSVIGGQPLLILGVAEPTVLMYTFMFDFAKDRKDLGEKLFLAWTAWVCVWTSILLFLLAILGACSIINRFTRVAGELFGLLIAMLFMQQAIRGVVEEFGIPKRGNESATALLPSWRFGNGMFALVLSFGLLLTALRSREARSWRYGAGWFRGFIADYGVPLMVLVWTGVSYIPANDIPKGIPRRLVSPNPWSAGAYANWTVIKDMGDLPLLYIIGAFIPATMIAVLYYFDHSVASQLAQQKEFNLKKPSSYHYDLLLLGLLVIVCGLIGIPPANGVIPQSPMHTKSLATLKHQLLRNKLVSTARDSISKNANLSQLYRSMQEAYTEMQTPLVYQTPAALGLNELKDSTIQRASTSGYMDAPVDGAIFDVDKDVDDLLPVEVKEQRVSNLLQALMVGCCLAAMPLLKKIPTAVLWGYFAFMAIESLPGNQFWERILLLFTAPSRRYMVLEEYHATFVETVPFKTIALFTLFQTFYLLLCFGITWIPIAGVLFPLLIMLLVPVRQYLLPKFFKGAHLQDLDAAEYEEAPAINYNISYDEQGNTINLNSGELLDEMITRSRGEIRHGRSPKVTSSTQSPLEEMKSMYSPRLPERVQSPHLSEIRTELSPRLNGRQVELRRTPSPLRQNRPGSSSSLDPDNLH; translated from the exons ATGGAGGAAACCTTTGTTCCCTTTCGTGGGATTAAAAATGACCTCAAAGGGAGGCTACTGTGCTACAAACAAGATTGGAGTAGCGGGATAGGCGCAGGTATCAG GATCTTAGCTCCAACGACATATATATTCTTTGCATCTGCAATTCCTGTTATATCTTTTGGTGTGCAACTGGAGAGAAACACCA ATGGATCTTTAACAGCAGTGCAAACACTTGCATCAACTGCACTTTGTGGTGTGATCCACTCTGTCATAGGTGGACAGCCACTACTTATACTTGGTGTAGCCGAGCCCACAGTGTTAATGTACACTTTCATGTTCGATTTTGCCAAAGATCGGAAAGATTTGGGGGAGAAGTTGTTCTTAGCCTGGACAGCATG GGTCTGTGTGTGGACATCCATTTTGCTTTTCTTGCTGGCTATCTTAGGTGCTTGCTCTATTATCAATCGGTTTACGCGTGTTGCTGGTGAATTGTTTGGTCTTTTAATCGCAATGCTCTTTATGCAGCAGGCAATTCGT GGAGTTGTGGAGGAGTTTGGCATTCCTAAGAGAGGAAACGAAAGTGCAACTGCTCTTTTACCTTCCTGGCGCTTTGGAAACGGAATGTTTGCTTTGGTGCTTTCATTTGGCCTTCTTCTTACTGCATTGAGGAGTCGTGAGGCTAGATCCTGGCGCTATGGTGCAG GGTGGTTTAGAGGGTTTATCGCGGACTATGGTGTCCCACTGATGGTGCTCGTGTGGACTGGTGTGTCTTACATACCAGCTAACGACATTCCAAAAGGGATACCAAGAAGACTCGTTAGCCCAAATCCGTGGTCAGCTGGTGCATACGCGAACTGGACAGTCATCAAG GATATGGGGGATTTGCCACTACTTTATATTATTGGAGCATTCATTCCTGCCACAATGATAGCTGTGCTTTATTACTTCGATCATAGTGTTGCATCTCAACTTGCACAGCAGAAAGAGTTCAATCTAAAGAAGCCGTCTTCTTATCACTATGATCTCCTGCTCTTGGGACTTTTG GTGATAGTATGCGGTCTCATCGGCATTCCTCCTGCCAATGGAGTCATTCCGCAGTCTCCAATGCACACGAAAAGTTTGGCCACTCTGAAACATCAG CTTTTGAGGAACAAGCTCGTATCAACTGCTCGAGATAGCATCAGTAAAAACGCCAATCTATCTCAGCTGTATAGAAGTATGCAAGAAGCATACACAGAGATGCAGACTCCACTCGTATACCAAACTCCAGCTGCTTTG GGACTAAATGAGCTGAAAGATTCAACCATTCAGCGCGCATCCACTAGTGGCTACATGGACGCACCAGTTGATGGCGCCATCTTTGATGTGGACAAGGATGTCGATGATCTCCTACCTGTGGAAGTTAAGGAGCAACGCGTCAGCAATCTGCTTCAGGCCTTAATGGTCGGATGCTGTCTCGCTGCCATGCCTCTCTTGAAAAAGATCCCCACTGCAGTCCTCTGGGGCTACTTCGCCTTCATGGCAATCGAGAGCTTGCCAGGAAACCAGTTCTGGGAAAGAATCTTGCTGCTTTTCACAGCTCCAAGTCGAAGATACAT GGTGCTAGAGGAGTATCACGCGACCTTTGTGGAGACTGTGCCTTTCAAAACAATCGCGCTCTTCACATTGTTTCAGACGTTTTACTTGCTTTTATGCTTTGGAATAACGTGGATCCCCATAGCCGGCGTCCTCTTCCCTTTGCTGATCATGCTTCTTGTCCCGGTGCGCCAGTATCTGCTTCCCAAGTTCTTCAAAGGAGCTCATCTGCAAGACTTGGATGCTGCGGAGTATGAAGAAGCCCCTGCTATTAACTACAACATATCCTACGAC GAACAAGGTAATACCATCAATCTCAACAGTGGTGAGTTGTTGGACGAGATGATTACAAGAAGTCGTGGTGAGATTCGCCATGGTCGTAGCCCAAAGGTCACAAGTTCAACTCAGTCACCTCTGGAGGAAATGAAGTCCATGTACAGTCCTCGGCTCCCTGAGAGGGTGCAGAGCCCACATCTTAGTGAAATAAGAACGGAGTTAAGCCCGAGGTTGAATGGTAGACAAGTAGAATTAAGGCGAACCCCAAGCCCTCTCAGGCAAAATAGGCCTGGATCATCATCTTCTCTTGATCCAGACAATCTCCATTAG